Within Staphylococcus sp. NRL 16/872, the genomic segment CGCGTTTTTCTAAATCGTTTTGTAAGCGTGTATAATCATATTTAAGTTCAGCTAATTGAGATTCCAAATCCATTATGTAAGATTCTCCTTTTCATGTTTATCTTTCTAATTTAGTTGAATTATAGCATGAACAAGTCACTTCTAAAAATTATGAAAATTGTGTTACAGTAATTAATTGTAATAAGATAGCAAATTAGAAAGAAGGAATTGATGTGACAGAGCAATTTGTAATGATCATTTTATTAATTGCATTAGGATATTTCTTGAAGAGAATTAACTTCTTAAAAGCAGCAGACAGTCAAGTGCTTTCAACACTCGTATTAAATGTCACATTACCTTCTTTAGTTATCGTTAATCTAAATAGTGCTGATTTAGATTTTTCATTTTCAATTCTACCTATTATGATGATTGTTTATGGTGTAATTGCGAAGTTAATCGTCATCACGCTATTTAGAAAGTATGATAATCATATAAAAGGCTCAGTAGGGATGATGACAGCCGCTTTAAATATTGGTTTATTTGCCTATCCCTTAGTCAATACGATTTGGCCGAAGGACGGCATGGTTTATTTTGGTATGGCGGATATAGGCGGTGCCATTATCATGTTTGGTGTTACGTACTTTGTAGGAAGTTATTTTAGTGAAGGTGCCGACCAATTCAATTTTAAATTTTTAGGAAAAAAGTTAATTTCCTCAGTGCCGCTAGTGACATATATCGTCATGTTTATCTTAAATATGTCTAATCTTCACTTACCACACGTGGCTATTGATTTTTTTACTATTATTTCAAAAGCGAACATGCCATTATCAATGATATTACTCGGTGTCATGCTTAACTTTAAAATTGAACGTCACTTCTTACCCATCGCAATCAAATACTTAGTCGCACATTACGGCTTAGGTTTATTTGCCGGTCTAATGGTACACTATTTCTTACCAGTATCAGATGATATGATTAAAACGACATTACTTATTGCTTGGTTATTACCAGTAGGGGTAGCTATTATTCCGTATTCTATCCAATTTAAATATAAGACGCTACCACTTATAGGTATGGTAACCAATATTTCTATCGTAATAAGTATTATTATTTTATATGTATATCAAGCTTTATTTGTATAATGAATTGGATTATTATGAAAAAAGCAAGCAACTCAAGGACCGAGTTGCTTGCTTTTTATTAAGGATGAAGCTTTCTTATGAATAGTGTTGCATCCTAAGGTGAATTAGACGTATATGTGTTTGATTACCCTTTTCCACCCATAAAGGCAGGATAATTTGTCATTCCACCATCTACATAGATTGTTGTACCGTGAATATAGCTTGCCATATCAGAAGCTAAGAATAACGCTACATTTGAAATATCTTGTGCTTCACCAATTTCTTTAGCTGGAATCATTTCTAGCGTTTCTGCTCGAGTTTCAGGATCAGAGAATTTTTCTTTCGTATGTTCAGTAACAATCGCGCCTGGTGAAATATTATTAATGCGAATACCATATTGCGCATATTCCATTGACATAGTTTCCATCATTAATTTTAAGCCACCTTTACTTGCAGCATAATTAACGTAGTTTGGCCATGGAATCGTATCATGTACACTTGATGTATTAATGATAACGCCTTTTTTATCTTCTTTTAAGAATTGATTAACCGCTTCACGTGAACCAATGAACGCACCTGTTAAATTAATATCGATTACTTTTTGCCATTCATCTAATGACATTTTATGAGAAGGGGTAGGTTTCTCAAAGCCAGCATTATTAATCATGATGTCTAACGTACCAAATTCATTTACAGCTGATTGAACTAAATTTTTAACGTCATCTTCCACAGCTACATCGCCTTGAGCTGCAATCGCTTGGCCGCCTGCATTAGTAATCGTCTTTTTAAGTTCTTCAATCTCATCTAAATGACGATCGGAGCGATAATTTAATACCACTTTTGCTTTTGCTTGACCGAAGTTTTCAGCAAATGATTTACCGATACCACTACCGGCACCTGTAATAACAACTACTTTATTTTCTAAGTCTGGAAACATCCTCATTCCTCCTTAATTAAATTGAGTTATTTTAGGTTTCCTAAGATAACTGCAGC encodes:
- a CDS encoding glucose 1-dehydrogenase, which produces MFPDLENKVVVITGAGSGIGKSFAENFGQAKAKVVLNYRSDRHLDEIEELKKTITNAGGQAIAAQGDVAVEDDVKNLVQSAVNEFGTLDIMINNAGFEKPTPSHKMSLDEWQKVIDINLTGAFIGSREAVNQFLKEDKKGVIINTSSVHDTIPWPNYVNYAASKGGLKLMMETMSMEYAQYGIRINNISPGAIVTEHTKEKFSDPETRAETLEMIPAKEIGEAQDISNVALFLASDMASYIHGTTIYVDGGMTNYPAFMGGKG
- a CDS encoding AEC family transporter translates to MTEQFVMIILLIALGYFLKRINFLKAADSQVLSTLVLNVTLPSLVIVNLNSADLDFSFSILPIMMIVYGVIAKLIVITLFRKYDNHIKGSVGMMTAALNIGLFAYPLVNTIWPKDGMVYFGMADIGGAIIMFGVTYFVGSYFSEGADQFNFKFLGKKLISSVPLVTYIVMFILNMSNLHLPHVAIDFFTIISKANMPLSMILLGVMLNFKIERHFLPIAIKYLVAHYGLGLFAGLMVHYFLPVSDDMIKTTLLIAWLLPVGVAIIPYSIQFKYKTLPLIGMVTNISIVISIIILYVYQALFV